From a single Equus asinus isolate D_3611 breed Donkey chromosome 2, EquAss-T2T_v2, whole genome shotgun sequence genomic region:
- the LOC106848613 gene encoding granzyme B-like: MQPLLLLLAFPLPPEAGTGIITGGHEARSHSRPYMALVRFLIEKKTVKCGGVLTRKYFILMAGRCWGNSINVTLGAHNIKKQERTQDVIPVKEAIRDPDFCRLKFSNNIMLLMLERKTKLTAAVWPLRLPWSKAQVRPRQVCSVAGWGKVTPMGSFSDTLQEVELTAQQDRERESYLHNYHNSTTQLCVGNPKEKKSSFTGDFGGPLICKKVIQGISCYGLDNRTPPRAFTKVSSFLPWIKKTMKCL; encoded by the exons GAATCATCACTGGAGGACATGAGGCCAGGTCCCACTCCCGCCCCTACATGGCCTTGGTTAGGTTTCTGATTGAAAAGAAGACCGTGAAATGTGGAGGTGTCCTCACAAGAAAGTACTTTATTTTGATGGCAGGTCGCTGCTGGGGAAA CTCAATCAATGTTACCCTGGGGGCCCACAACATTAAGAAGCAGGAGAGGACCCAGGACGTCATCCCTGTGAAAGAAGCCATCCGCGACCCAGACTTTTGTCGTTTGAAATTCTCCAACAACATCATGTTACTAATG CTGGAGAGAAAGACCAAGCTGACTGCAGCTGTGTGGCCCCTCCGCCTGCCCTGGTCCAAGGCCCAGGTGAGGCCCAGACAGGTGTGCAGTGTGGCGGGATGGGGGAAAGTCACCCCAATGGGCAGCTTCTCAGACACACTGCAGGAGGTGGAGCTGACTGCGCAGCAGGACAGGGAGCGTGAATCCTACTTACACAATTATCACAACAGTACCACTCAGCTGTGCGTGGGGAACCCAAAGGAAAAGAAGTCTTCCTTTACG GGGGACTTTGGGGGCCCTCTCATCTGTAAGAAGGTGATCCAGGGCATTTCCTGCTATGGACTAGATAACAGGACTCCTCCACGGGCCTTCACCAAAGTCTCCAGTTTCCTGCCCTGgataaagaaaaccatgaaatGTCTCTAA